A genomic segment from Phalacrocorax aristotelis chromosome 16, bGulAri2.1, whole genome shotgun sequence encodes:
- the NME1 gene encoding nucleoside diphosphate kinase A isoform X1: MWPMTMASISERTFIAIKPDGVQRGLVGEIIKRFEQKGFKLVAMKLVHASEDLLREHYIDLKDRPFYDGLVQYMHSGPVVAMVWEGLNVIKTGRVMLGETNPFDSKPGTIRGDFCIQVGRNIIHGSDSVESAETEIGLWFTPEELVDYRSCAHEWIYD, translated from the exons ATGTGGCCGAT GACGATGGCTTCCATCTCCGAGCGCACCTTCATCGCCATCAAGCCTGACGGGGTCCAGCGGGGGCTGGTGGGAGAGATCATCAAGCGGTTCGAGCAGAAGGGATTCAAACTGGTGGCCATGAAACTGGTCCAC GCCTCTGAAGACCTTCTGAGAGAACACTACATCGACCTAAAAGACCGGCCGTTCTATGATGGCCTGGTGCAGTATATGCACTCTGGGCCCGTTGTGGCTATG gtgTGGGAAGGTCTTAACGTGATTAAGACTGGAAGGGTGATGCTGGGGGAAACTAATCCATTCGATTCAAAGCCTGGCACTATTCGTGGTGACTTCTGCATTCAAGTTGGAAG GAACATCATTCATGGAAGTGACTCTGTAGAAAGTGCCGAGACAGAGATCGGTTTATGGTTCACTCCTGAAGAATTGGTTGATTACAGAAGCTGTGCTCATGAATGGATCTATGACTAA
- the NME1 gene encoding nucleoside diphosphate kinase A isoform X3, which yields MASISERTFIAIKPDGVQRGLVGEIIKRFEQKGFKLVAMKLVHASEDLLREHYIDLKDRPFYDGLVQYMHSGPVVAMVWEGLNVIKTGRVMLGETNPFDSKPGTIRGDFCIQVGRNIIHGSDSVESAETEIGLWFTPEELVDYRSCAHEWIYD from the exons ATGGCTTCCATCTCCGAGCGCACCTTCATCGCCATCAAGCCTGACGGGGTCCAGCGGGGGCTGGTGGGAGAGATCATCAAGCGGTTCGAGCAGAAGGGATTCAAACTGGTGGCCATGAAACTGGTCCAC GCCTCTGAAGACCTTCTGAGAGAACACTACATCGACCTAAAAGACCGGCCGTTCTATGATGGCCTGGTGCAGTATATGCACTCTGGGCCCGTTGTGGCTATG gtgTGGGAAGGTCTTAACGTGATTAAGACTGGAAGGGTGATGCTGGGGGAAACTAATCCATTCGATTCAAAGCCTGGCACTATTCGTGGTGACTTCTGCATTCAAGTTGGAAG GAACATCATTCATGGAAGTGACTCTGTAGAAAGTGCCGAGACAGAGATCGGTTTATGGTTCACTCCTGAAGAATTGGTTGATTACAGAAGCTGTGCTCATGAATGGATCTATGACTAA